The window CCCACCTGCAAGTAAACTCAAGGAACGCACCCGAAGAGGGTGCGTTTCTTATTTATAATTATACTTCAGTATAATTTATTCTGCCTTTTGCCATATCAATCCATTTAATTGTACTTTAGTAGAATTTATATTGCTTTCGTCTGTTTGCGGTGCTTTAATTATATTAAAGTAGAATTTATGGTGTGCTGGAATGGCGAAAAAAATAGTTAAGCATAATGTACCCGAACCGCAAAAGCTTAAAGATCAGAAAATACTTGGTGATTTTATCCGTGCGGCAAGGACAAACAGCGATATGACGCTGGAGGATGCCGCCGCTTTGTGCAGAGTCTCAATCAAAACAATGACCAATCTGGAAAATGCCAAAGCCGACATAAAGTTCAGCACCGTGCTTAAGGTGTGCGAAGCTCTCGGCGTAACACTGCGGATTGAAGCATGACGAACAGGCTGTATTTAAAACTGAACAGAAAACCGGTCGGTTTTATCAGTTATGAGCCTTATGAGGACATTTTTGGGATAGAGCTTGATGACAAAAACCTGCATCTGTCTCCTCATGTTTTTTCAGGTGCTCAGTTAGGAGCGGTAAAGCGTTTTCTCATGAATCTGCTGCCGGAAGGCGGCGGACTGGAGGAACTGTCGGGTATGCTGCACATATCAAAGGGAAATATTTTTGGGCTTATAAAAGCCATCGGCGCAGAAACCACGGGGGCTTTGTCGTTTCATTCCGGTCAGAATGACGAAGAGGGGACATTTTTCAGGGAAATCGGTGTTCAGGAACTGACGGGCAGAATAGGAGAGAGGGCAGACGTCCCTATGACCGTCTGGGACAACAGACCCAGACTTTCCGTTGCAGGTGTTCAGGAAAAACTGCCCGTTATGGTTATGCCTGACGGCAGAATAGGTTTTGGAGACGGCGATTATGCCTCCACCCATATCCTGAAATTCGCCAAAAATGCAGATGAGCATATGGTGTTGAATGAGTTTCTGTGTATGACACTGGCTGAGAGACTGAAACTTTCATCTGCCGATGTAGGGTTTATGCGCTTAGGCGAACCTGTTTTGAAAGTCAAGCGTTTCGACAGGGTTTTTAACGGCGGCAGAGTCGACAGAATGCACGTTATAGACGGCTGTCAGATGCTGGATGTGCCTCCTTTGTATAAATACGAAAGGATTTACGGCGACGGCAGGGATGTTAAAAATATCCGGGAGGGAGCATCTCTGAAGAAATTGTTTGAAACGGCGAAATCATGCAGTGTTCCGGCGGCGGCAGCCAGAGATATGCTCAACTGGGTGCTGTTTAACCTGCTGATAGGCAACTGTGATGCGCACGGCAAAAATATATCGTGGCACTATTCTGCGGATGGAATACGGATTGCTCCTTTTTACGATATGCTTTCAATAACTGTTTATGAAGGCAGATACAATGAAAACCTCGCAATGGCTGTCGGAGACTGTTTTGATTCAAAGGTCAGAGCCTCTGATATAGCAGATATGTGCGAACAATGCGGGCTTCAGCCCCGTTTTGTGGCGAGGACGCTGGAAAAAATGGCAAAGGCTGTTTCTGCCGAACTTGATACAGTTGATGCCGGTCTTGAACTTTCGGAAGATGAACAGGGTTTTGCTGATAAGCTCAAGGGTGTGTTAAAAGAAAATGCCGCATGGTATATGGATGCGGCAAAGACTGTTGCGGTTTGAGCTGAAGCGGCGGTATGATGTGGAAACCAGTATGACCTGCGAAGGTATTCAATGTTAAAAGTTCTTGTTGTGGATGACGAAGCCGGAATCAGAAAGATGCTGTCCGTGTGTCTGGAATCCAGAGGGCACACCGTAAAGGGTGTTTCCAACATAAAGGATGCTCTGGCGGAGGCCGACAGGCAGGTCTATGACACTGCGTTCATCGATCTGCGGCTTGGAACCGACAACGGAATGGAACTGATCCCCGCATTTTTAAAGACCTGCCCCTGGATGAAGATAGTCGTTATAACCGCATACGCCACTGTGGATACGGCGGTTCAGGCCATGCGGCTGGGTGCGGCTGATTATCTGCCGAAGCCTTTCACTCCGGAGCAGGTGG of the Seleniivibrio woodruffii genome contains:
- a CDS encoding helix-turn-helix domain-containing protein, with the protein product MAKKIVKHNVPEPQKLKDQKILGDFIRAARTNSDMTLEDAAALCRVSIKTMTNLENAKADIKFSTVLKVCEALGVTLRIEA
- a CDS encoding HipA domain-containing protein, whose translation is MTNRLYLKLNRKPVGFISYEPYEDIFGIELDDKNLHLSPHVFSGAQLGAVKRFLMNLLPEGGGLEELSGMLHISKGNIFGLIKAIGAETTGALSFHSGQNDEEGTFFREIGVQELTGRIGERADVPMTVWDNRPRLSVAGVQEKLPVMVMPDGRIGFGDGDYASTHILKFAKNADEHMVLNEFLCMTLAERLKLSSADVGFMRLGEPVLKVKRFDRVFNGGRVDRMHVIDGCQMLDVPPLYKYERIYGDGRDVKNIREGASLKKLFETAKSCSVPAAAARDMLNWVLFNLLIGNCDAHGKNISWHYSADGIRIAPFYDMLSITVYEGRYNENLAMAVGDCFDSKVRASDIADMCEQCGLQPRFVARTLEKMAKAVSAELDTVDAGLELSEDEQGFADKLKGVLKENAAWYMDAAKTVAV